A single region of the Brassica rapa cultivar Chiifu-401-42 chromosome A03, CAAS_Brap_v3.01, whole genome shotgun sequence genome encodes:
- the LOC103862381 gene encoding actin-depolymerizing factor 9 — MNGMWMTEECKRSFMEMKWKKVHRYIVFKIEEKSNKVTVDKVGATGETYQDLAASLPEDDCRYAVFDFDYVTVDNCRMSKLFFITWSPEASRIREKMMYATSKSGLRRVLEGIHYELQATDPTEMGFDKIQDRTK, encoded by the exons ATGAACGGTATGTGGATGACGGAGGAGTGCAAGAGATCGTTCATGGAGATGAAGTGGAAGAAAGTGCACAGATACATCGTTTTCAAGATCGAGGAGAAATCCAATAAAGTCACCGTTGACAAGGTTGGTGCTACCGGCGAGACCTATCAAGATCTCGCCGCTTCCTTACCGGAGGATGACTGTCGCTACGCCGTGTTTGATTTCGATTACGTGACCGTTGATAACTGCCGCATGAGCAAGCTCTTCTTCATCACCTG GTCCCCGGAGGCGTCGAGAATAAGAGAGAAGATGATGTATGCAACGTCGAAGAGTGGGCTGAGAAGAGTGTTGGAAGGCATTCACTATGAGCTTCAAGCCACCGACCCAACCGAGATGGGATTTGACAAAATCCAGGACCGGACCAAATAA